From Phragmites australis chromosome 5, lpPhrAust1.1, whole genome shotgun sequence, a single genomic window includes:
- the LOC133919997 gene encoding uncharacterized protein LOC133919997 — MPPRRRRRAPPAKPRPQPQPQPQPQPPEPPGSDAPLGERLAWVSNQESERRITAIKAIEEAEDESIHSRLQLLQSYFSKEQLEANALEYFRENFPNLSVVHNEKYDEVELKWNDGDKCIIGDILDDKILQASIASLPTVGGLQFPGDSVGKDFYRRTSFGLSDFAWSELPAGQMAGAADAFQTPGAASNRLSFGMTPKTVRLPKNGEMLLSVHGSPLGVYKEENLAAIQESGNRSEDVPC, encoded by the exons ATGCCGCCGAGGAGGCGTCGGCGAGCGCCCCCCGCCAAGCCGcggccgcagccgcagccgcagccacAGCCACAGCCGCCGGAGCCTCCGGGCTCCGACGCGCCGTTGGGGGAGCGGCTGGCATGGGTTAGCAACCAAGAAA GTGAACGTCGGATTACTGCCATAAAAGCTATTGAAGAAGCAGAGGATGAGAGCATACATTCTCGGTTGCAATTGTTGCAGTCCTACTTTTCGAAGGAGCAACTAGAGGCAAATGCCTTGGAATATTTCCGGGAGAACTTTCCCAACTTATCAGTTGTCCATAATGAAAAATATGATGAGGTTGAGCTGAAATGGAATGACGGCGACAAATGCATAATTGGAGACATTTTAGATGACAAGATTTTGCAAGCTTCGATTGCATCATTGCCAACTGTTGGTGGCCTTCAATTCCCTGGGGATTCAG tTGGGAAGGACTTCTACAGGCGCACTAGTTTTGGTCTTAGTGATTTT GCTTGGAGTGAGCTGCCTGCAGGCCAAATGGCAGGAGCAGCAGATGCTTTTCAGACACCTGGG GCTGCGAGTAACCGACTCTCCTTTGGCATGACACCTAAAACTGTAAGGTTACCCAAGAATGGTGAGATGCTCTTATCTGTGCACGGCTCACCTCTTGGGGTGTACAAAGAAGAAAATTTAGCAGCTATTCAGG aATCCGGTAACAGAAGTGAAGATGTTCCCTGCTAG